A part of Sugiyamaella lignohabitans strain CBS 10342 chromosome D, complete sequence genomic DNA contains:
- the SAT4 gene encoding serine/threonine protein kinase SAT4, whose amino-acid sequence MTGRGRGGASTGSGGGGYYAPNENTLAMMLAVAHPRDPVSRGSSRDPSQSQIRSPSQSLSLSSRSLSQSQSPAHSPALSQSQSPVFRSVSQSQSQFLSHPQDPILASAAVLAGRDHELERRRDLDGDIHTERDGERQRDRGRNPSHHHHHHHHQSRTRTASNNNSNSNINNSSNSNSNNNSSNNNSSNNNSSNTNSSNNNSSNTNSSNTNSSSNQRPKMHVKKSQGAELFIDEPLPEVPPSPGYEPPAFISGFGPDPGISVAVATNDSSIGKFPAPLKPMANSYYDEDLVTSVGSLKSDRSDRSGPLDMARRRSSANSFIHGELMRSGTQSSFKSDSSASSLGPHPSVHSGSVGTTITTNTITAVTTGSTITAAATDSTIGTKADSVGTIGGIASANRNSNSNSSGNNSGSEINTSTNNTNNNKNIGNENIKKIINDESNCNTINNINSNSSSSSTHKINSDKIAGNTAKTSSSSDLTPSTTDNSGVSAFNTPSFSATDGSTNVADTGNKSPTSVSPGSSSPLSSSRSPADIQPSPATQTRDDTPLGNNKPQRKGHGPLSGISKLIAKSAPSSQMKSFASAAYPTFNKPNTVTPGASRADTIAALAAQARQSVPVVIPPPSVTTSAATTAISTNQGIGTSISKATPNSSQPPSRSQSRPPSRPPSRPPSANRSGTPSEISSPSSESSSDGLSIRYERPVYTEQELNSAIASSDNTYDNSTDLEDYSERESNSASLRNSFYKEDRKTKSSTKSRRFPFRSNSMSTPISTSPKPKSRGFFSSSKSTTSNNPTPSNNNLKSIPITHLPGEYLPVQLHPSNNDWSLNSKYSLYKNLIRSNKLVGRGSTATVRTIQNTTTKQLFAVKIYHRYNSALDGDVTHYFKRLATEYQAGRQLNHRQIVRTFDLLVDNNGQWCSVLELCDGGDLFSLIESFRMDHKKMPKDDRNCLFKQLLLGINYLHFHGIVHRDIKPENLLLTSTGYLKISDLGVADSIFCSDLMMKDVNADSECDADDEDDACSRISSQVNMIRLSAGINGSGPYISPEVLMSKDDPAAPYYDGRLLDIWSCGIVYLNMAFNAGIFAKAHKSDPRYVKYVEEHKKYSDTEQKSDAILRNIFSMSSLTPSSSMTNISATSSLADTSNTMLPDSKEPPPVKERSYLSYFDEFGESGKKVIATMLSPDPQKRPQVGEVLSTHFIKAIELCVEPDPTDRDELLPHASKHGANHVHKAPQKSSK is encoded by the coding sequence ATGACGGGCCGTGGTCGAGGTGGTGCCAGTACTGGtagtggaggaggtggttaTTATGCTCCTAACGAGAATACACTGGCTATGATGTTGGCAGTCGCCCATCCTCGTGATCCAGTATCTCGTGGTTCTTCTCGTGATCCAAGTCAGTCTCAGATCCGGTCTCCTTCGCAGTCTTtatctctttcttctcgGTCTTTGTCGCAATCCCAGTCTCCTGCTCATTCGCCGGCTTTGTCTCAGTCTCAGTCTCCGGTATTTAGATCCGTGTCTCAGTCTCAGTCGCAATTCCTGTCTCATCCACAGGATCCTATTTTGGCATCTGCTGCGGTTCTTGCTGGTCGCGACCATGAACTTGAACGACGGCGTGATTTAGACGGCGACATTCACACTGAACGGGACGGAGAACGTCAACGAGATCGTGGTAGAAACCCaagtcatcatcaccatcatcatcatcatcagtcGAGAACTAGGACCGCTAGTAACAACAATAGCAATAgtaatatcaacaacagcagtaatagcaacagtaataataacagcagtaataataacagcagtaataataacagcagtaacaccaacagcagtaataataacagcagtaacaccaacagcagtaatactaatagcagcagcaaccaaCGACCCAAAATGCATGTGAAGAAAAGCCAAGGTGCGGAATTATTTATCGATGAACCACTTCCTGAAGTGCCGCCGAGTCCTGGTTATGAGCCACCAGCGTTTATTTCGGGGTTTGGCCCTGATCCCGGCATTTCTGTCGCTGTAGCTACAAATGATTCGAGTATTGGCAAGTTTCCTGCTCCTTTAAAACCCATGGCAAATTCATATTATGATGAGGATCTTGTGACCAGTGTAGGCAGCTTGAAATCAGACAGATCAGACCGATCAGGCCCTCTGGATATGGCAAGACGACGCTCGTCGGCCAATTCATTTATCCATGGAGAATTGATGCGATCTGGAACACAATCCAGTTTCAAGTCTGATAGCTCTGCCAGCAGTCTTGGCCCTCACCCTTCAGTTCACAGTGGTTCGGTCGGCACTACTATTACTACCAATACTATCACTGCTGTCACCACTGGCAGTACAattactgctgctgccactgacAGCACTATTGGCACTAAAGCTGATAGTGTTGGTACTATTGGCGGTATTGCTAGTGCTAATCgtaatagtaatagtaACAGCAGTGGTAACAACAGTGGTAGCGAAATTAACACCAGCACTAATAAtacaaacaacaacaaaaacattGGTAAcgaaaatattaaaaaaattattaacGACGAAAGTAATTGTAACactatcaataatatcaacagcaacagcagcagcagcagcacccacaaaatcaacagtGATAAAATTGCTGGTAACACTGCTAAAACTTCATCTAGCTCTGACTTGACACCAAGTACAACTGATAATAGTGGTGTTTCTGCATTCAACACTCCAAGCTTCTCGGCAACCGACGGTTCTACAAATGTAGCCGATACCGGCAACAAATCTCCAACGTCAGTTTCGCCTGGTAGCAGCTCTCCTTTATCGAGTTCTCGATCTCCTGCTGATATCCAGCCAAGTCCAGCCACTCAGACAAGAGATGACACCCCTCTCGGTAATAACAAACCGCAGCGCAAGGGTCATGGACCTCTGAGTGGAATCAGTAAACTCATTGCTAAATCTGCCCCATCATCTCAAATGAAGAGCTTTGCATCGGCTGCCTATCCGACTTTTAATAAACCAAATACAGTAACTCCAGGAGCTTCAAGAGCTGATACCATTGCCGCATTGGCTGCTCAGGCTCGTCAGTCGGTGCCAGTTGTAATACCGCCACCATCTGTAACTACATCTGctgcaacaacagcaatcTCAACCAACCAAGGTATTGGCACTTCGATCTCCAAAGCCACTCCAAACTCGTCGCAACCGCCATCTCGCTCACAATCTCGACCTCCGTCAAGACCACCTTCCAGACCTCCATCTGCTAATAGATCTGGAACCCCGTCTGAGATCTCGTCTCCCTCATCGGAAAGCTCGTCGGACGGCCTCTCTATTCGATACGAAAGACCCGTCTACACCGAACAGGAACTCAATAGTGCCATTGCTAGCAGCGATAATACCTACGACAATAGCACGGATCTTGAGGACTACAGTGAAAGAGAATCCAATAGTGCGTCACTAAGGAACTCATTCTACAAAGAAGACCGCAAGACAAAAAGTTCCACCAAATCTAGGAGGTTCCCGTTTCGAAGCAATAGCATGTCGACACCAATTAGTACTTCACCAAAACCCAAATCAAGAGGATTTTTTTCTAGTTCAAAGTCGACGACGTCTAATAATCCAACACCCAGCAATAATaacttgaaatcaatccCAATTACACATCTACCAGGCGAGTATTTGCCAGTTCAACTACACCCTTCAAACAACGATTGGTCATTGAATTCGAAATACTCTCTGTACAAAAACCTTATCCGGTCCAACAAACTAGTTGGAAGGGGATCCACTGCTACTGTCCGTACTATACAAAACACCACTACAAAACAATTGTTTGCTGTCAAAATATATCATCGGTATAACAGTGCTTTGGATGGCGATGTAACCCACTATTTCAAGAGATTGGCCACTGAGTACCAAGCCGGTAGACAACTTAACCACCGCCAGATCGTTCGAACGTTTGATTTGCTGGTTGACAACAACGGTCAATGGTGCTCTGTGTTGGAACTCTGTGATGGAGGCGACCTGTTTTCTCTCATTGAGTCATTCCGAATGGATCACAAGAAAATGCCCAAAGATGACCGCAATTGTCTGTTTAAACAACTGCTACTGGGTATTAACTATCTGCACTTCCACGGAATCGTCCATCGGGATATCAAACCTGAGAATTTACTGCTCACTTCTACCGGATACTTGAAAATTTCCGACCTTGGTGTCGCTGACTCGATATTCTGTTCTGACCTGATGATGAAAGATGTCAATGCTGACAGCGAATGCGAtgctgacgatgaagatgatgccTGTAGCCGGATCAGCAGCCAGGTCAACATGATTCGATTGTCAGCAGGTATCAATGGCAGTGGCCCTTATATCTCACCTGAGGTGCTCATGTCGAAAGATgaccctgctgctcccTATTATGACGGCCGATTGCTCGATATCTGGTCGTGTGGCATTGTATATCTCAACATGGCATTCAATGCTGGGATATTTGCTAAAGCACACAAGTCGGATCCACGCTACGTTAAATACGTCGAGGAGCATAAAAAGTACTCTGACACTGAACAAAAGTCCGATGCTATTCTTCGCAATATCTTTTCCATGTCGTCGCTTACTCCAAGTTCTTCCATGACCAACATTTCCGCCACCTCGTCACTAGCAGATACATCGAACACCATGCTACCTGACTCTAAGGAACCACCACCTGTCAAAGAGCGGAGCTACCTGTCCTACTTTGACGAGTTCGGCGAATCTGGCAAGAAGGTCATTGCCACCATGCTCTCACCCGACCCTCAGAAACGGCCTCAAGTCGGCGAAGTCCTTTCGACCCACTTCATCAAAGCCATTGAACTTTGTGTGGAGCCCGATCCCACCGACCGCGACGAACTTCTGCCACATGCCAGCAAGCATGGCGCCAATCATGTACATAAAGCGCCCCAGAAATCATCCAAGTAA
- the KGD1 gene encoding alpha-ketoglutarate dehydrogenase KGD1 (Subunit of the mitochondrial alpha-ketoglutarate dehydrogenase complex; catalyzes a key step in the tricarboxylic acid (TCA) cycle, the oxidative decarboxylation of alpha-ketoglutarate to form succinyl-CoA; GO_component: GO:0005759 - mitochondrial matrix [Evidence IEA]; GO_component: GO:0042645 - mitochondrial nucleoid [Evidence IEA,IEA]; GO_component: GO:0042645 - mitochondrial nucleoid [Evidence IDA] [PMID 11926067]; GO_component: GO:0042645 - mitochondrial nucleoid [Evidence IDA] [PMID 15692048]; GO_component: GO:0009353 - mitochondrial oxoglutarate dehydrogenase complex [Evidence IDA] [PMID 2072900]; GO_component: GO:0005739 - mitochondrion [Evidence IEA]; GO_component: GO:0005739 - mitochondrion [Evidence IDA] [PMID 16823961]; GO_function: GO:0016491 - oxidoreductase activity [Evidence IEA]; GO_function: GO:0016624 - oxidoreductase activity, acting on the aldehyde or oxo group of donors, disulfide as acceptor [Evidence IEA]; GO_function: GO:0004591 - oxoglutarate dehydrogenase (succinyl-transferring) activity [Evidence IEA,IEA]; GO_function: GO:0004591 - oxoglutarate dehydrogenase (succinyl-transferring) activity [Evidence TAS] [PMID 9175438]; GO_function: GO:0030976 - thiamine pyrophosphate binding [Evidence IEA]; GO_process: GO:0006103 - 2-oxoglutarate metabolic process [Evidence TAS] [PMID 9175438]; GO_process: GO:0008152 - metabolic process [Evidence IEA]; GO_process: GO:0055114 - oxidation-reduction process [Evidence IEA,IEA]; GO_process: GO:0006099 - tricarboxylic acid cycle [Evidence IEA,IEA]; GO_process: GO:0006099 - tricarboxylic acid cycle [Evidence TAS] [PMID 9175438]) translates to MYSAWREDPSSVHVSWQSYFKNIEGGKPSSEAFSAPPTIVPTPSGGVVTFASSGESSGAGNGIIDHLKIQLLVRAYQVRGHQKAKVDPLGISFGADSKKNNVPKELTLEHYGFTEKDLDKKITLGPGILPRFAADGESQKSLRQIIEICEKIYCGSYGVEYIHISDRFKCDWIRERIEIPVPYKYSVDEKRRILDRLIWATLFESFLSSKFPNDKRFGLEGAETMVPGMKSLIDRSVDKGIEDVVIGMPHRGRLNMLSNVVRKPNESIFSEFAGSASFDEGSGDVKYHLGMNYRRPTPSGKKVNLSLVANPSHLEAEDPVVLGQTRAIQHYKKDEGTYEKAMGVLLHGDAAFAGQGVVYETIGFHSLPAYSTGGTIHIIINNQIGFTTDPRFSRSTPYPSDIAKGIEAPIFHVNGDDIEAVTFIFNLAADWRATFKSDVIIDIVCYRKYGHNETDQPSFTQPLMYQKIAKKDTALNYYVEKLLAEGSFTKEDIEEHKKWVWQLLEESFSKSKDYTPTQKEWVSSAWEGFKTPKELATEILPHLPTAIDEATVKEVGKIVSTVPEDFNLHRNLKRILNTRLKSIEEGKNIDWSTGEALAFGSLVKEGYHVRLSGQDVERGTFSQRHAVLHDQESEKTYVPIQTVGPDPDKFVISNSSLSEYGVMGFEYGYSLTSPDALVIWEAQFGDFANTAQVITDQFVAAGESKWAQRTGLVLSLPHGYDGQGPEHSSARIERYLQLANEDPRVFPSPDKLERQHQDCNMQIAYPSTPANLFHLLRRQMHRAFRKPLVLTFSKSLLRHPLARSSIEDFTGDSHFQWVIEDAEHGVSINSKEETKRLVLCSGQVFTALHKARETNGIKDTAFVKIEQFHPFPFAQIKDVLDSYPNVEDIVWCQEEPLNAGAWSFVSPRFATTFAETEHHKNATLRYAGRPPSASVAAGTKKAHLAEEEAFIKDALNL, encoded by the coding sequence ATGTACTCGGCATGGAGGGAAGATCCTAGCAGCGTCCATGTTTCGTGGCAGTCATATTTCAAGAACATTGAGGGTGGTAAGCCCAGTAGTGAGGCATTCAGTGCCCCTCCTACCATTGTTCCCACTCCTTCAGGTGGTGTAGTTACATTTGCATCATCTGGTGAGAgcagtggtgctggtaacggTATTATTGATCACTTGAAGATCCAGCTTTTGGTGCGTGCTTATCAAGTTCGTGGTCATCAAAAGGCCAAGGTCGATCCTCTGGGTATCTCGTTTGGTGCCGacagtaaaaaaaataatgttCCCAAGGAGTTGACTTTAGAACACTATGGATTCACTGAGAAGGATTTAGATAAGAAGATCACTCTTGGACCCGGTATTTTGCCTAgatttgctgctgatggtgaGTCGCAAAAGTCGCTCCGCCAAATTATTGAGATTTGTGAGAAAATCTACTGCGGCAGCTATGGTGTAGAATATATTCACATTTCCGACCGTTTCAAGTGCGACTGGATTAGAGAGAGAATTGAAATCCCCGTTCCATATAAGTATTCGGTTGatgagaagagaagaatcCTCGATCGTCTTATCTGGGCCACTTTGTTTGAGTCATTTTTGTCGTCCAAGTTCCCTAATGACAAGAGATTCGGCTTAGAGGGTGCTGAGACCATGGTTCCTGGTATGAAGTCTTTGATTGATAGATCTGTTGATAAGGGTATTGAGGACGTTGTAATTGGTATGCCCCACAGAGGTCGTCTTAACATGTTGAGTAACGTTGTTCGTAAGCCCAACGAGTCTATTTTCAGTGAATTTGCTGGATCCGCTAGTTTTGACGAAGGTTCTGGTGATGTCAAGTACCACTTGGGTATGAACTATAGACGTCCCACTCCTAGTGGTAAGAAGGTCAACCTTTCGTTGGTTGCCAATCCTTCCCACTTGGAAGCTGAGGATCCTGTTGTCCTTGGTCAAACCAGAGCCATTCAACACTACAAGAAGGACGAGGGTACTTATGAGAAGGCTATGGGAGTCTTGTTGCATGGAGATGCTGCTTTCGCTGGTCAAGGTGTTGTTTACGAAACCATTGGTTTCCACTCATTACCTGCCTACTCCACTGGTGGTACTATCCacatcattatcaacaatCAAATTGGTTTCACTACCGATCCCAGATTCTCGCGTTCTACCCCATATCCATCTGATATTGCCAAGGGTATTGAGGCTCCTATTTTCCACGTcaatggtgatgatatcgaGGCTGTTACATTTATCTTCAATTTGGCTGCCGACTGGAGAGCCACTTTCAAGTCTGATGTTATCATCGACATTGTCTGTTACAGAAAGTACGGTCACAACGAGACCGATCAACCTTCTTTCACTCAACCTTTGATGTATCAGAAGATTGCCAAAAAGGACACTGCTTTGAACTACTATGTTGAGAAGCTTCTTGCTGAGGGTTCGTTTACCAAGGAAGATATTGAGGAGCACAAGAAGTGGGTCTGGCAATTGTTGGAGGAATCGTTCAGCAAGTCCAAGGACTACACTCCTACCCAAAAGGAATGGGTGTCTTCTGCTTGGGAAGGTTTCAAGACCCCCAAGGAGTTGGCTACTGAGATCCTTCCTCATTTGCCCACTGCTATTGACGAGGCTACTGTCAAGGAGGTTGGAAAGATTGTTTCTACCGTTCCTGAAGACTTCAACCTTCACCGTAACCTCAAGCGTATTCTTAACACTCGTCTTAAGAGCATTGAAGAGGGTAAGAACATCGACTGGTCGACTGGTGAGGCTCTTGCCTTTGGTTCTCTTGTCAAGGAAGGATACCATGTCCGTTTGTCTGGTCAAGATGTTGAGAGAGGTACCTTCTCTCAAAGACACGCTGTCTTGCATGATCAAGAGTCTGAGAAGACTTACGTCCCAATCCAAACCGTCGGACCTGATCCTGACAAGTTTGTCATCTCCAACTCGTCATTGTCTGAATACGGTGTCATGGGTTTCGAGTATGGTTACTCATTGACCAGTCCCGATGCTCTTGTTATTTGGGAGGCCCAATTCGGTGATTTCGCCAACACCGCCCAAGTCATTACTGATCAATTTGTGGCTGCCGGTGAGTCCAAGTGGGCCCAGAGAACTGGTCTTGTTCTGTCTCTTCCTCACGGTTACGACGGTCAAGGACCTGAGCACTCGTCTGCAAGAATTGAACGTTACCTCCAACTTGCCAATGAAGACCCTAGAGTTTTCCCATCTCCTGACAAGCTTGAACGTCAACACCAAGACTGTAACATGCAGATTGCCTACCCCTCTACTCCTGCCAACTTGTTCCACTTGTTGAGAAGACAAATGCACAGAGCTTTCAGAAAGCCTCTTGTCTTGACATTCTCTAAGTCGTTGTTGCGTCATCCTTTGGCCCGTTCCTCCATTGAGGACTTCACTGGTGACTCGCACTTCCAATGGGTtattgaagatgctgaacACGGTGTTTCTATTAACTCCAAGGAGGAAACGAAACGTCTTGTTTTGTGTTCTGGTCAAGTCTTCACTGCTTTGCACAAGGCCCGTGAGACAAATGGCATCAAGGATACTGCTTTCGTCAAGATCGAGCAGTTCCATCCTTTCCCATTTGCTCAAATTAAGGACGTCCTTGATTCATACCCTAACGTTGAGGACATTGTCTGGTGTCAAGAAGAGCCTCTCAACGCCGGTGCCTGGAGTTTCGTCAGCCCTCGTTTTGCCACTACATTTGCTGAGACAGAGCACCATAAGAACGCTACCTTGAGATATGCTGGTAGACCCCCATCTGCCAGTGTTGCTGCCGGTACCAAGAAGGCCCATttggctgaagaagaggccTTCATCAAGGATGCCTTGAACCTTTAA
- a CDS encoding Double-strand-break repair protein rad21-like protein 1: MIYSETSLTKQGSPLAHVWLVGSLDKKLTRREINSTDILKSVRIIRDNEGGTFALRLEGQLLLGVSRIYNTKVKNLETDCTVAFSELKAAFKPGNVNLPGSTDILSLLPEDNGITRNRQRSRTAVIIQNNASGESRSLLQNTLTDFTDLLPAFPMELSGDILSQASGTHNGPGNTNRFRDDDFNSAPSQFTQEVADTFDQSIEIGRRRGGLDEDEDEDEQNTRILADDDDENELNLDLDLDLDKEIEIGRGEEELPSFNLGADDDDGEMPPMIPDEEEGFGNVSANSPGINNPATPTGNELDEMIDIGVEDNANSKSVATAALLGDVNPKRKRALRDQTTTIVGPRADSRVQASQSQADRDEAIESILTDHPVLPNNSIAYGLLCLSDNHNQLLDSVFNQYSNPLLDIRSIAELLKKKADMESGRAEEGDATLQQIDFENDFGMSIVPGGDEDEEEGPNQKALRVDEEGNRAELVLDDEDGFPIVSEPLYNLDLEEEEEEDFFGTSFFGPSTQPENGEENQQPQSSQSNNRGVSRNTIIAAQKLRQGLEFEESISFSELSEGGRKSDKVKMFFEMLVLATKDAISIDQPAAFGDFNISAKPKLHNPIWDEPEQQEDATASLPAGIAV, from the coding sequence ATGATTTACTCAGAGACTTCATTAACCAAACAAGGGTCTCCTTTAGCACATGTCTGGCTGGTGGGTAGTTTGGATAAGAAGTTAACCCGGCGAGAAATTAATAGTACCGATATCCTAAAGTCGGTAAGAATTATTAGAGATAATGAAGGAGGTACCTTTGCCTTGAGACTGGAAGGTCAGCTATTGCTTGGAGTCAGTAGAATTTATAACACCAAGGTTAAGAATCTTGAAACAGACTGTACAGTCGCGTTCTCAGAACTGAAAGCGGCGTTCAAACCTGGCAATGTAAATCTTCCAGGGTCAACGGAcattctttctcttcttcctgAAGATAACGGCATTACTAGAAACCGTCAGAGAAGTAGGACCGCTGTTATTATTCAAAACAATGCTAGTGGGGAGAGCCGTAGTCTGCTACAAAACACTTTAACAGACTTCACTGACTTGCTACCTGCTTTTCCTATGGAACTAAGTGGTGATATCTTAAGTCAGGCCAGCGGCACTCACAATGGACCAGGAAATACCAATAGATTTAGAGACGACGACTTTAACTCGGCCCCATCACAATTCACACAGGAGGTTGCCGATACTTTTGATCAATCTATTGAAATtggtagaagaagaggtggtctcgatgaggatgaagatgaagatgagcaAAATACTCGAATCCTGGcagacgatgacgatgagaaCGAGTTGAATCTTGATTTAGATTTAGATTTAGACAAGGAAATTGAGATTGGCCGAGGTGAAGAGGAACTGCCTAGTTTTAATCTTGGTGccgatgacgatgatggCGAAATGCCTCCAATGATCCcagatgaggaagaaggaTTTGGAAATGTTAGCGCCAATTCTCCAGGAATCAACAACCCTGCCACCCCTACTGGTAATGAACTAGATGAAATGATTGATATAGGCGTCGAGGACAATGCCAACTCCAAATCAGTTGCCACTGCGGCATTGCTAGGAGACGTTAATCCTAAACGTAAACGTGCGCTCCGTGATCAGACTACCACTATAGTGGGACCACGAGCTGACTCTAGAGTACAAGCCAGTCAATCTCAAGCTGATAGAGATGAAGCTATTGAGTCTATTCTTACGGATCACCCCGTCTTGCCCAATAACTCTATTGCTTATGGATTGCTGTGTCTTTCCGACAACCATAACCAGCTGTTGGACAGCGTATTCAACCAGTACTCGAACCCATTGCTGGATATCCGCAGCATTGCTGAacttctcaagaagaaggctgaTATGGAGTCTGGCCGAGCCGAAGAAGGAGATGCCACCCTTCAACAAATAGACTTTGAGAATGACTTTGGCATGTCAATTGTCCCCGGtggtgatgaagatgaagaagaaggtcCCAATCAAAAGGCACTGAGGGTTGATGAAGAGGGTAATAGAGCTGAGCTAGTGCtagacgatgaagatgggTTCCCGATTGTTTCTGAACCTCTTTATAACCTAGAtcttgaagaggaagaggaagaggacTTTTTTGGAACGAGTTTCTTTGGTCCATCAACTCAACCTGAAAATGGTGAAGAGAATCAACAGCCACAATCATCTCAATCCAACAACAGAGGTGTTTCAAGAAATACAATCATAGCTGCTCAAAAACTACGCCAAGGTTTAGAGTTTGAGGAGTCGATAAGTTTTTCTGAATTGTCAGAGGGAGGACGCAAGTCTGACAAGGTCAAAATGTTTTTTGAAATGTTGGTTCTGGCCACCAAGGATGCAATTAGTATTGACCAACCGGCCGCTTTTGGTGACTTTAATATTTCAGCTAAGCCGAAGCTTCACAACCCCATTTGGGATGAGCCTGAACAGCAAGAAGATGCAACTGCCTCTCTACCTGCTGGAATAGCTGTATAG
- the SCP1 gene encoding Scp1p (Component of yeast cortical actin cytoskeleton; binds and cross links actin filaments; originally identified by its homology to calponin (contains a calponin-like repeat) but the Scp1p domain structure is more similar to transgelin; GO_component: GO:0030479 - actin cortical patch [Evidence IEA]; GO_component: GO:0030479 - actin cortical patch [Evidence IDA] [PMID 12857851]; GO_component: GO:0005737 - cytoplasm [Evidence IEA]; GO_component: GO:0005856 - cytoskeleton [Evidence IEA]; GO_function: GO:0051015 - actin filament binding [Evidence IDA] [PMID 12857851]; GO_function: GO:0030674 - protein binding, bridging [Evidence IDA] [PMID 12857851]; GO_process: GO:0007015 - actin filament organization [Evidence IDA] [PMID 12857851]; GO_process: GO:0001300 - chronological cell aging [Evidence IGI,IMP] [PMID 15024029]), whose amino-acid sequence MENIAAFLKAAEVIGVPHHELFETVDLYEESNPAQVLITLRSLSRHAHSKNPSVPVLGPKLQSPSTKRKDFNPVNIPAWNTRQYGSLEGASQGTEGVIFGGTRNIIAQQSKPAPPPPNIVVNRNANRSETTKIEVKVPPKPGPKPVGLSFKSGGGSNSRLGTAPRGPRAFGSSASTRASVFGEDEEDTTDTPVSFSGKHRTVSFEERKRVNAELAAHGAKQQSGTDPESLDPSTYAYDEVYDTIQALRQQTNESEKDKGERKVSRLQTTS is encoded by the coding sequence ATGGAGAACATAGCCGCTTTTCTTAAAGCAGCAGAAGTAATTGGAGTACCACACCACGAGCTATTCGAAACAGTGGACTTGTACGAGGAGAGCAATCCAGCACAGGTGCTTATAACTCTTAGATCATTGAGTAGGCATGCTCATTCAAAAAACCCATCTGTACCAGTACTCGGCCCTAAATTACAATCTCCCTCCACAAAACGAAAGGACTTTAATCCCGTGAATATACCGGCCTGGAATACTCGTCAATACGGTTCATTAGAGGGTGCGAGTCAAGGTACAGAAGGTGTGATATTTGGTGGTACAAGGAATATAATTGCACAGCAGAGCAAACCTGCgccacctcctccaaatATTGTGGTTAATCGAAATGCTAACAGATCcgaaacaacaaaaattgaAGTCAAGGTGCCTCCTAAGCCGGGTCCGAAGCCAGTTGGACTGTCGTTCAAGAGTGGTGGAGGTAGTAATTCCAGACTAGGGACGGCTCCTCGTGGTCCTCGAGCTTTTGGGTCAAGTGCATCAACACGGGCTTCGGTTTTTGGggaagacgaggaagatACAACCGATACTCCTGTTTCATTTTCAGGTAAGCATAGAACCGTGTCTTTTGAGGAACGCAAAAGGGTAAATGCTGAACTGGCCGCTCATGGAGCGAAACAACAGTCAGGCACAGACCCTGAAAGCTTGGATCCAAGTACGTACGCGTATGATGAAGTGTACGATACAATACAGGCTCTAAGGcaacaaacaaatgagTCTGAGAAAGACAAAGGAGAAAGGAAGGTGAGTAGACTTCAGACTACGAGCTGA